In Schaalia sp. JY-X169, the following are encoded in one genomic region:
- a CDS encoding WhiB family transcriptional regulator, with product MWNIFGEGAITFTVVQGAEALDSSDEGPLSWQQDALCAQTDPEAFFPEKGGSTREAKGVCASCEVRAECLEYALVNDERFGIWGGLSERERRRLRRAAS from the coding sequence ATGTGGAACATCTTTGGTGAAGGCGCCATCACGTTTACCGTGGTCCAGGGCGCTGAAGCCCTCGATAGTTCCGATGAAGGCCCACTTTCTTGGCAACAAGATGCGCTGTGTGCGCAAACGGATCCGGAGGCGTTTTTCCCGGAAAAGGGCGGTTCCACCCGGGAGGCAAAAGGTGTTTGTGCGTCTTGCGAAGTTCGGGCTGAGTGCTTGGAGTATGCCCTTGTGAACGATGAACGCTTTGGAATATGGGGCGGACTGTCCGAACGTGAGCGGCGGCGCCTACGACGAGCTGCGTCTTGA
- a CDS encoding TIGR03089 family protein: MKQLDATSLTALLSPRPGPVLTWFLDPGSASNPPGTPSIRERVELSGPVARRWLAKTDNFLANEFPFGASSFAEYLTTHWRTPLWIAACWLRGLRQRPPRNLDQIDLAVSTDLDFLMTMRIELGPDVLVAQTPESFAFSWPGDLPFGITDGTADVMSYGDEVEMPHTAPGATVIVGNDIDWLPPNLLEDPQKTLLRLDDLLTRDYLGLEGELSNPASRLDQHRVLVTTANPTLFTAQLIQLWIRGASVVWVPGGVDAESIATTEKVTLTVLSR, translated from the coding sequence ATGAAACAGCTTGATGCCACCTCACTGACTGCTCTCCTTTCTCCCCGACCGGGTCCAGTCCTGACTTGGTTCCTTGATCCGGGCAGCGCCTCGAATCCCCCCGGAACCCCGTCCATTCGGGAGCGGGTCGAACTGTCTGGACCTGTGGCGCGTCGATGGCTTGCCAAGACCGACAACTTCCTAGCCAATGAGTTCCCATTTGGGGCGTCGTCGTTTGCAGAGTACTTGACCACCCACTGGCGGACGCCCCTGTGGATCGCAGCGTGCTGGTTACGCGGGCTCCGTCAGCGCCCCCCTCGCAACCTAGACCAGATCGATCTGGCAGTGAGCACTGATCTGGACTTTTTGATGACCATGCGGATTGAACTTGGCCCAGACGTCCTCGTCGCCCAAACGCCTGAGTCCTTCGCATTCTCCTGGCCAGGTGACCTTCCTTTCGGCATCACGGACGGCACCGCCGACGTCATGTCCTACGGGGACGAGGTCGAGATGCCGCACACCGCACCCGGCGCCACAGTCATTGTTGGAAACGACATCGACTGGCTCCCACCGAACCTCCTAGAAGACCCGCAGAAGACGCTTCTCCGCCTCGACGACCTCCTCACTCGCGACTACCTGGGTCTTGAAGGGGAACTTAGCAACCCCGCAAGCCGACTCGACCAACACAGGGTGCTGGTTACCACCGCGAACCCCACGCTCTTCACCGCGCAGCTCATCCAACTGTGGATTCGCGGAGCATCGGTTGTGTGGGTGCCGGGCGGGGTGGACGCGGAAAGCATCGCGACCACTGAGAAGGTGACCCTCACGGTGCTAAGCCGGTAA
- the rfbB gene encoding dTDP-glucose 4,6-dehydratase, with product MRIVVTGGAGFIGANFVHTLLNDHPEVDVEVLDAFTYAANEKSLTDVTPEQAKRLTVIKGSVTDADLVDEVVKNADAVVHFAAESHNDNSISGPAPFIQTNLVGTFTLLEAVRKHDTRFHHVSTDEVYGDLELDDPAKFTVETPYNPSSPYSASKAGSDMLVRAWIRTFGIPATISNCSNNYGPYQHIEKFIPRMITNRLVGIRPRLYGEGANVRDWIHVLDHNDAVWEILQRGTLGDTYLIGADGETSNKEVVHMLNEIMGHPADDYDHVSDRAGHDLRYAIDATKLNEELGWYPSFTSFREGLEETVRWYTDHEDWWKGEKERVEADYAKKGH from the coding sequence ATGCGCATTGTCGTAACCGGCGGAGCAGGGTTTATCGGAGCCAACTTCGTTCACACACTCTTGAATGATCATCCAGAGGTGGATGTAGAGGTGTTGGACGCCTTTACGTACGCGGCAAATGAAAAGTCACTGACCGATGTAACGCCCGAGCAAGCCAAGCGGCTCACCGTCATCAAGGGGTCAGTTACTGACGCCGACCTGGTGGATGAGGTCGTGAAGAACGCGGATGCCGTGGTGCACTTCGCCGCCGAATCCCACAACGACAACTCAATCAGCGGGCCAGCCCCCTTCATTCAGACAAACCTGGTGGGGACGTTCACTCTACTTGAGGCAGTGCGCAAGCATGACACCCGCTTCCACCACGTCTCCACAGACGAGGTGTACGGGGATCTGGAACTTGACGACCCCGCGAAGTTCACGGTGGAGACGCCTTACAACCCGTCCTCGCCCTACTCGGCATCCAAGGCAGGGTCCGACATGCTGGTGCGCGCATGGATCCGCACCTTTGGGATCCCCGCGACCATTTCCAACTGCTCCAATAACTACGGGCCCTACCAGCACATCGAGAAGTTCATTCCCCGCATGATCACCAACCGCCTGGTTGGTATCCGTCCTCGTCTCTACGGCGAGGGCGCGAACGTGCGGGACTGGATCCACGTCCTCGACCACAACGACGCTGTCTGGGAGATCCTGCAGCGCGGAACCCTGGGGGACACCTACCTGATCGGGGCGGACGGAGAAACCTCAAACAAGGAGGTTGTCCACATGCTCAATGAGATCATGGGGCACCCTGCGGACGACTACGACCATGTGAGCGACCGTGCGGGACATGACCTGCGGTACGCGATCGACGCCACGAAACTGAACGAAGAACTAGGATGGTACCCCTCGTTCACCTCCTTCCGTGAGGGCTTGGAAGAAACCGTGCGTTGGTACACGGATCATGAGGACTGGTGGAAGGGTGAGAAGGAGCGGGTTGAAGCCGACTACGCCAAGAAGGGCCACTAG
- a CDS encoding DUF3499 domain-containing protein — protein MRLCSKPSCTRGAVATLTYDYQDSTAVLGPLATSVEPHTYDLCEVHAESLTVPRGWQVVRLQTRFEPAPPSSDDLLALVEVIRDVAGVEHDPEVPDMLREPVVIDQGSREDKYAPLRRRDHFTVITGEGGDTR, from the coding sequence GTGAGATTGTGTTCCAAACCGAGTTGCACTCGTGGTGCCGTAGCAACCCTGACGTATGACTACCAGGATTCAACTGCGGTCCTTGGGCCCCTCGCCACCTCCGTAGAGCCGCACACGTATGACCTCTGTGAAGTGCATGCTGAATCGCTCACCGTCCCTCGAGGGTGGCAGGTTGTCCGCCTCCAGACACGTTTTGAGCCGGCGCCGCCATCCAGTGACGACCTCCTCGCCCTCGTCGAAGTGATTCGTGACGTGGCGGGAGTTGAACACGACCCGGAGGTGCCCGACATGCTTCGCGAACCAGTGGTCATCGACCAGGGAAGCAGGGAGGATAAATATGCCCCCCTGCGCCGTCGGGATCACTTCACAGTAATCACGGGGGAGGGTGGAGACACTCGCTAG
- a CDS encoding DMT family transporter, whose product MKFGLASGALWGLDTVILGMALLLIPFLGSPDAALASAALHDTVCALLLLVFMGFKGRLRDTLTAARTKSGRAVMVAALLGGPVGMTGYLIAINNIGPGYTAIISSFYPAVGTVLAVVFLKERMHPRQVAALAVALSGIIAIGYSSATADLPGNAWLGILAALLCVFGWGSEAVILAWGMRDDNVDNETALQIRQTTSALVYMLVVAPVFGVLGFALKASITPAMGVLAVAALAGTASYLFYYKAIATVGASRGMALNISYSAWAVIFGLILMGTVPGFLQIFACIAILIGTVLAASPNWKDLSFKGLSRPA is encoded by the coding sequence GTGAAGTTTGGACTCGCAAGTGGGGCACTTTGGGGCCTTGACACTGTCATTCTTGGCATGGCCCTTTTGCTCATCCCCTTCCTGGGATCTCCCGATGCAGCTCTTGCAAGTGCTGCTTTACATGACACCGTCTGTGCGCTGCTCCTTCTGGTCTTCATGGGGTTCAAAGGGCGCCTCCGTGACACTCTCACGGCTGCTCGTACCAAGAGCGGACGCGCCGTCATGGTGGCGGCACTGTTGGGTGGACCAGTAGGTATGACCGGATATCTGATCGCTATCAACAATATTGGGCCGGGCTACACCGCTATCATCTCCTCCTTCTATCCCGCAGTTGGAACTGTCTTGGCGGTTGTCTTCCTTAAGGAGCGCATGCATCCACGCCAAGTAGCTGCACTGGCGGTTGCGCTGTCTGGAATCATCGCGATTGGTTACTCTTCCGCGACCGCGGACCTTCCAGGGAATGCCTGGCTGGGTATCCTCGCCGCACTGCTGTGCGTGTTCGGGTGGGGGTCAGAGGCGGTCATCCTCGCGTGGGGTATGCGTGATGACAATGTAGATAACGAGACAGCTTTGCAGATCCGCCAGACTACCTCCGCCCTCGTCTACATGCTGGTGGTGGCTCCCGTGTTCGGCGTTCTTGGCTTTGCCCTGAAGGCGAGCATCACCCCGGCAATGGGCGTACTCGCCGTTGCTGCACTGGCGGGGACGGCCTCGTACCTGTTCTACTACAAGGCAATTGCGACGGTGGGGGCGTCGCGAGGTATGGCCTTGAACATTTCCTACTCCGCATGGGCCGTCATCTTCGGCTTGATACTCATGGGCACGGTACCGGGCTTCCTGCAGATCTTCGCATGCATCGCAATTCTCATTGGCACAGTATTGGCGGCATCCCCAAACTGGAAGGACTTGAGCTTCAAGGGGCTTTCCAGACCGGCCTAG
- a CDS encoding glycosyltransferase: MTPPIVHVAMATYNGQPWIGRQVATVLDQDGVEVRLVISDDGSTDGTRDWTRALAQRDPRVVVLPERDGEAGVAANFLHALTHLDVRPGEYAAFCDQDDLWQPHKLIEQIHFMDEAGAHAVSSNVTAFTVGADGEVSRTLIRKDQPQVEWDFLFEAPGAGSTYVFDYEAWKILVDYLDAWGAEGVAVHDWFVYAVLRGAGMSWVIDPRPHVAYRQHERNVAGAHKGLQATVNRWQLLRSGHYRGQFLLMTEVANRAAHAAGRDEGFLRGLTEWKAWLSDTSWRGRVAVARNARGMRRRPIEQVKLAASCLLGVW, from the coding sequence ATGACGCCTCCCATCGTTCACGTGGCGATGGCCACCTACAACGGGCAGCCGTGGATTGGTCGCCAGGTCGCAACCGTCCTCGACCAGGACGGTGTAGAGGTGCGGCTGGTCATCTCCGATGATGGTTCGACCGACGGGACGCGGGACTGGACCCGAGCTTTGGCGCAACGTGACCCGCGGGTGGTGGTGCTACCTGAGCGTGACGGCGAGGCCGGGGTAGCGGCGAACTTCCTCCACGCGCTGACACACTTGGATGTCCGCCCCGGTGAGTATGCGGCATTTTGTGACCAGGATGATTTGTGGCAGCCGCATAAACTCATCGAACAAATCCACTTCATGGACGAGGCCGGAGCGCACGCAGTGTCATCCAACGTCACGGCATTCACCGTGGGTGCGGACGGCGAGGTGAGCCGGACCCTGATCCGCAAGGATCAGCCGCAGGTGGAATGGGACTTCCTTTTCGAAGCTCCGGGTGCCGGCTCAACCTACGTCTTTGACTATGAGGCTTGGAAGATCCTGGTCGACTATCTTGACGCGTGGGGGGCGGAGGGCGTGGCTGTCCACGACTGGTTCGTTTATGCGGTGCTACGCGGGGCTGGGATGTCCTGGGTTATTGACCCTCGACCACATGTGGCCTACCGACAGCACGAACGCAATGTGGCGGGAGCCCACAAAGGCCTGCAAGCAACCGTGAACCGCTGGCAACTGCTCCGCTCAGGCCACTACCGTGGACAGTTCTTGCTGATGACCGAGGTGGCGAATCGGGCGGCCCATGCCGCAGGTCGGGACGAAGGGTTCCTGCGCGGCCTCACAGAATGGAAGGCGTGGCTTAGTGATACTTCCTGGCGAGGTCGGGTTGCGGTTGCGCGCAACGCGCGAGGGATGCGCAGGCGCCCTATCGAGCAGGTGAAGCTTGCCGCGTCGTGTCTACTTGGAGTGTGGTAG
- a CDS encoding glycosyltransferase produces the protein MSSFLPAEDAVQASLSDVVALIVLAPKERGERVVGRWETLASVLRQATPPRLVIVVETSLDATLETEVVQDVSDQVLPRLFPDAKDGGGLPHEESPRVIRFYSRGAQRFGSAIREALDAIPEARKCSWMWLLHDDMVANTNALETLLAAGQSGESVGAVGPKQVHYGAPDQLLEIGIDATSKGRRVYVVEPDEIDQGQHDRRDDVLAVGTAGMLVRSAAWNAVGGLDPALGPFGDGLEFGRRLWQSGYRVVVAPRAVVEHAQASYGHDTEGRSSFAARRTAQMYNWGLALTRLQFVAFIVGAPFLSLGRSFARLFSRTPSLAFGELAAYVRLVGMTPALLRGRARLQRVATVPRSALSTLEASPLEITKHRRNSRKIRAKGVDTEVILDPAALAALKRHHARAAGGFIGLMSAAIIVSVFAWYPFREGLIGGQWGALPSKWSVLAAQAWSGWQITGDGLVGPSSPLLAPLSIVAAPFALLGISPQTFAYLLVFAALPLAAWGGWSVASSFTRSTTVRVGLAALWATSGSALMPLMFGNLAALCAYLSLPAVVVGLVRGLRPPVALVAHGIEDLVAVAPRNTVSWLGLAGLGSVFVVVAAPIALMILPVVALLLFVGTDSQWLRIGAWRGTERPRSVMRWAALVAVTVPGLVVIAPSLVTQLLRGDPQAFLGWALGTTLGNADLGLLAGLPAALPLAGADSGFLEAVTAGSFPALLIVGGSLSGIALTVWTLAAVIHASWKPSQMSPVVVGSWGFGLTLSVLALLQAWLGAEAARVSPLLIAGTSLSFLVAVGASYANYSLTVSQLVPVTDYAGRWARGLPAGIGSVAALLSAVSLLVLGPVGSAVSGSQFVQPAPSPLIPVIAQESQNGPRAARFLTVTLTDGEVQADLMRGVAVQQADLRVFPAPTSTVTSAVTQAHSSLASIVATMTARPTARTSSGLADHGIDIVMLSAHSEDFSAIQSVLDATGGLERIGNLEGSTMWRVRPDGRLPARVSLLTAGEGGEVTTSPVDSGSVGVKTTIAEDATGFIVMAEAADPGWIASLDGVPLTTVEDPSSEEGWRQAFELPNGGGELEITYRAPYLYWWWAGAGLTLMIVALMALPRSFRRRSIEPWGDQDAGSDPSEGSFTEGKAHE, from the coding sequence ATGTCGTCCTTTCTTCCCGCCGAAGACGCGGTGCAGGCATCGCTAAGCGACGTTGTGGCACTGATAGTCCTAGCCCCCAAAGAACGCGGTGAACGCGTCGTTGGAAGGTGGGAGACGCTCGCGTCTGTACTACGACAAGCAACGCCGCCGCGGCTTGTCATAGTTGTTGAGACCTCTCTGGATGCAACGCTCGAAACAGAAGTGGTCCAGGACGTCTCTGATCAGGTGCTTCCTCGCCTTTTTCCAGATGCGAAGGATGGTGGGGGTCTTCCGCATGAAGAGAGCCCACGCGTCATTCGCTTCTACTCTAGGGGAGCTCAACGTTTCGGTTCTGCGATCCGGGAAGCCCTCGATGCGATACCCGAGGCGCGGAAGTGCTCTTGGATGTGGCTTCTTCACGACGACATGGTGGCGAACACCAATGCACTTGAGACGCTGCTCGCAGCCGGGCAATCGGGAGAGAGTGTTGGCGCAGTTGGCCCAAAGCAGGTCCATTACGGGGCCCCCGATCAGCTTTTGGAGATCGGTATCGATGCCACATCGAAGGGGCGCCGCGTTTACGTGGTGGAGCCAGATGAAATTGATCAGGGGCAGCACGATCGTCGCGATGATGTCCTAGCCGTTGGAACGGCTGGGATGCTGGTCCGATCTGCCGCGTGGAATGCCGTTGGGGGGTTGGACCCCGCGCTGGGGCCGTTCGGGGATGGCCTCGAGTTTGGCCGCCGACTGTGGCAAAGCGGGTACCGCGTTGTCGTGGCACCCAGGGCTGTCGTAGAGCACGCGCAGGCATCTTACGGTCACGACACTGAGGGTCGCTCCTCTTTCGCTGCCCGGCGTACCGCGCAAATGTACAACTGGGGTCTGGCTCTTACGCGGCTCCAGTTTGTTGCCTTCATCGTGGGGGCTCCATTTCTTTCCCTGGGACGCTCCTTTGCGCGGCTGTTTAGCAGGACTCCAAGCTTGGCGTTTGGTGAACTCGCCGCCTATGTGCGGTTAGTGGGCATGACGCCTGCCCTCCTACGAGGGCGGGCGCGGCTCCAACGTGTGGCAACCGTGCCAAGAAGCGCCCTCTCAACACTCGAAGCCAGTCCGTTGGAGATCACCAAACACAGGCGCAACAGTCGTAAGATCCGCGCCAAAGGTGTTGATACTGAGGTCATTCTTGACCCGGCAGCTCTGGCCGCCCTGAAGCGACATCACGCGCGGGCCGCAGGTGGCTTTATTGGGCTGATGAGCGCCGCGATCATTGTCTCGGTCTTCGCTTGGTACCCGTTCAGAGAGGGTCTCATCGGAGGGCAGTGGGGGGCGCTACCCTCCAAGTGGAGTGTCCTGGCCGCTCAGGCTTGGAGTGGGTGGCAGATCACTGGCGATGGACTTGTTGGCCCGTCATCACCGCTCTTGGCGCCCCTCAGCATCGTCGCTGCCCCGTTTGCGCTGCTCGGCATTTCACCCCAGACCTTCGCATATCTCCTAGTCTTTGCCGCACTTCCTTTAGCAGCATGGGGTGGATGGTCCGTTGCGTCCTCGTTCACCCGATCCACAACTGTGCGCGTTGGGTTGGCAGCGTTGTGGGCAACATCTGGCTCCGCTCTGATGCCGCTAATGTTTGGGAACTTGGCTGCGCTCTGTGCGTACTTGTCACTCCCGGCGGTTGTCGTGGGATTGGTCAGAGGGCTTAGACCCCCGGTCGCACTCGTTGCCCACGGCATCGAGGACCTCGTGGCCGTCGCGCCTAGGAACACTGTGTCCTGGCTGGGCCTTGCTGGTTTAGGTTCAGTTTTCGTTGTGGTAGCTGCTCCCATTGCACTGATGATTCTGCCGGTCGTAGCGCTGCTTCTGTTCGTGGGGACCGACTCGCAGTGGCTGCGGATTGGAGCGTGGCGCGGCACTGAGCGCCCACGAAGTGTGATGCGTTGGGCAGCGCTTGTAGCGGTCACCGTACCCGGCCTGGTTGTCATTGCTCCATCGCTTGTCACACAGCTGCTTCGTGGTGACCCGCAGGCGTTCCTGGGATGGGCTCTGGGTACAACATTGGGGAATGCCGATCTGGGGCTCCTCGCGGGGCTTCCGGCCGCACTTCCACTCGCGGGTGCAGACTCCGGCTTTTTGGAAGCGGTGACTGCAGGTTCATTCCCTGCGTTGTTGATTGTGGGAGGATCACTGTCGGGCATTGCCCTTACGGTCTGGACTCTCGCAGCCGTCATCCACGCCTCGTGGAAACCCTCACAGATGAGTCCCGTGGTCGTGGGCAGCTGGGGTTTCGGGCTCACCCTCTCCGTCCTCGCCCTACTTCAGGCGTGGTTGGGGGCCGAGGCAGCGCGGGTATCCCCACTCCTTATCGCCGGGACGTCGCTGTCCTTTCTTGTCGCGGTGGGTGCGTCGTATGCGAACTACTCGCTCACTGTCTCCCAGCTGGTACCGGTGACGGACTACGCCGGCAGGTGGGCCAGGGGTCTTCCAGCCGGGATTGGTTCGGTTGCGGCACTTCTTTCTGCTGTCAGCCTCTTGGTCCTAGGTCCGGTTGGGTCCGCAGTTAGTGGATCACAATTTGTGCAGCCTGCGCCCTCCCCCCTGATACCGGTAATTGCTCAAGAATCGCAGAATGGGCCCAGAGCTGCCCGTTTCCTCACTGTCACACTCACTGACGGTGAAGTTCAAGCAGACCTGATGAGGGGAGTGGCGGTTCAGCAGGCTGATCTGCGTGTCTTCCCAGCCCCGACCAGCACAGTGACGTCGGCTGTCACACAAGCACACTCAAGTCTGGCGAGCATTGTTGCAACCATGACTGCTCGACCAACGGCCCGCACGTCATCTGGGCTGGCTGATCACGGGATCGATATAGTCATGCTGTCGGCCCACTCTGAGGACTTCTCCGCCATCCAGAGTGTCCTTGACGCAACAGGGGGGCTCGAAAGGATCGGGAACCTCGAGGGCTCCACGATGTGGCGAGTCCGACCTGACGGGCGACTTCCTGCTCGCGTTTCGCTCCTCACCGCAGGCGAGGGAGGGGAAGTTACAACCAGCCCTGTGGATTCTGGCTCCGTCGGGGTGAAAACCACAATCGCTGAGGATGCGACCGGCTTCATCGTCATGGCAGAAGCAGCTGACCCGGGGTGGATAGCTTCTTTGGATGGAGTTCCTCTTACGACCGTCGAGGATCCCTCCTCGGAGGAGGGGTGGCGGCAGGCATTCGAACTACCCAATGGTGGCGGCGAACTGGAGATTACATACCGCGCTCCCTACCTCTACTGGTGGTGGGCTGGGGCGGGCCTGACACTGATGATTGTCGCGCTGATGGCACTTCCACGTAGCTTCCGCCGCCGCAGCATTGAACCATGGGGTGACCAGGACGCTGGCTCAGACCCCTCGGAGGGTAGCTTCACCGAGGGGAAAGCACATGAGTAG
- a CDS encoding metallopeptidase family protein, whose product MSDGFVSPHSDYLRRAAVAAGIPPVADSGVSRRRKDRHGRGPRGPRFHPALPVWTTRRESFCEEMQLALAQMAAREPGIADIEFGVEEVPPSNPAEWESHDVVLARSFPRDRRRGLRDRIVLYRRPICARATEEEIPLALRVILAERICDILALRPEDLLD is encoded by the coding sequence ATGTCCGATGGCTTCGTCTCCCCCCACTCCGATTATCTGCGCCGCGCCGCCGTCGCAGCCGGCATTCCTCCGGTTGCAGACTCGGGTGTCAGTCGGCGCCGGAAAGATCGTCATGGCCGCGGCCCTCGGGGACCCCGTTTCCATCCTGCGCTTCCTGTCTGGACAACCCGGAGGGAATCCTTTTGCGAAGAGATGCAGTTGGCGTTGGCGCAGATGGCAGCCCGGGAACCGGGCATTGCCGATATAGAGTTCGGCGTGGAGGAAGTGCCGCCCTCAAATCCGGCTGAGTGGGAGTCACATGATGTTGTCTTGGCTCGCTCGTTTCCTAGGGATCGGCGCAGAGGACTTCGGGATCGCATTGTGCTGTATCGCAGGCCAATTTGTGCCCGGGCTACAGAGGAAGAGATTCCTCTTGCCCTTCGAGTGATCTTGGCGGAGCGCATTTGCGACATTCTTGCGCTGCGCCCGGAGGACCTTCTCGACTAG
- a CDS encoding DUF5719 family protein has protein sequence MSRQDGVGRARWVPLGIGLCACVGLTVGSLALGTPEGATTTQSRAKTEAVQVIMDEIPLVCPPGIIAPEDVVPLRASSASDAEPVTEAALATWAPGHATALAGGGELHLLGSEASSGDVTGVSLAGRESGDLLSLDIESCAIPGQNLAFAAGSTTVGEDTVLVLANPGDMALSVQAQVYSEAGALLESPATLTIPAGSTLSVLPGSWAQAEENPVITLTAEGLGVAAWLQTSGLNGEVPQGLARIQGTRPAETVVIPGVTASRQSTLRVGNLGTENTRVTVRLLGSDGEQILSGADGLPFPAQSTVSIDLSALPSDVNAIVVEGGQPLAATVTEVTEGSDHPDVRDAKYSSRTVVGGARQVMRTGLVDKSEVIAAAQSLGFTNIEVAVALANPTDETIEVELQGAAKTLSPHSSQLYPLIGSMNDADLVATSAVYASYVVTADTPAGAVRSVTSLGTEGVLAQSRLVSLFPAN, from the coding sequence ATGAGTAGACAAGACGGAGTGGGTCGGGCCCGGTGGGTCCCACTTGGCATTGGGCTGTGCGCGTGCGTTGGGCTCACCGTTGGCTCTCTGGCGCTGGGGACCCCCGAGGGCGCCACCACAACTCAGAGCCGAGCGAAGACCGAGGCCGTACAGGTGATCATGGATGAGATACCGCTGGTATGCCCGCCTGGAATCATCGCTCCCGAGGACGTTGTCCCCCTGCGGGCATCCTCAGCTTCCGACGCTGAACCGGTTACAGAAGCAGCCTTGGCAACCTGGGCCCCGGGCCACGCTACAGCCCTCGCGGGCGGCGGGGAACTACACCTACTTGGTAGTGAGGCCAGCAGTGGGGATGTGACCGGTGTTTCGCTTGCTGGCAGAGAGTCCGGGGACCTTCTCTCACTAGACATTGAGTCCTGTGCGATACCGGGTCAGAACCTTGCATTTGCTGCCGGCTCAACCACCGTGGGTGAGGACACCGTCCTCGTCCTCGCCAATCCGGGAGACATGGCACTGAGCGTTCAGGCCCAGGTATATTCGGAAGCGGGAGCATTACTTGAGTCTCCAGCGACACTGACCATTCCTGCGGGTTCAACCCTGTCCGTGCTGCCTGGCTCTTGGGCACAGGCAGAAGAGAATCCCGTCATCACACTGACAGCGGAAGGCCTTGGCGTTGCCGCCTGGCTTCAAACATCCGGATTGAACGGTGAGGTCCCGCAGGGTCTGGCCCGCATCCAGGGAACACGCCCGGCGGAGACCGTCGTTATTCCAGGCGTGACTGCCTCACGTCAATCGACTCTCCGCGTCGGCAACCTCGGAACCGAGAACACGCGGGTGACCGTGAGGTTACTCGGGAGTGACGGTGAACAGATCCTCAGTGGGGCGGATGGGCTTCCTTTTCCGGCGCAATCCACCGTGAGCATCGACTTGTCGGCACTCCCCAGCGATGTCAACGCCATTGTTGTTGAAGGAGGGCAACCGTTGGCCGCAACCGTCACCGAAGTGACGGAGGGTAGCGACCACCCGGATGTTCGGGATGCCAAATATTCATCACGAACCGTGGTGGGAGGTGCGCGTCAAGTGATGAGAACTGGCCTCGTAGACAAGAGCGAAGTCATTGCGGCGGCGCAGTCGCTTGGGTTCACGAACATCGAAGTGGCGGTTGCGCTCGCCAATCCCACAGACGAAACCATTGAAGTGGAACTCCAAGGGGCGGCCAAGACCCTCTCGCCGCATTCCTCGCAGCTGTACCCGCTGATCGGCAGCATGAACGATGCCGACCTGGTTGCTACCTCAGCGGTCTACGCCTCATACGTGGTTACGGCTGACACCCCTGCCGGTGCGGTTCGCTCAGTGACCAGCCTCGGGACCGAAGGTGTGCTTGCCCAATCGCGCCTAGTGTCCCTCTTCCCAGCAAACTAG
- a CDS encoding glycosyltransferase family 2 protein → MTQGQNVIAVVVTYNPTKDELRSLLGSLSPQVDDVVIVDNGSANHKDVEEEAREFGVHWLPLGRNRGIAAAQNQGIIWARNEGATYVLLSDQDSTLAPNMVEELLDCFEEPPSPGQPMRLSLLQPDDREAMAYFPSSAANGPVAAVGPVPLDGRGGDVGNALVYSFTKWGAIRTRVPQRGEALAVPFVLASGCLISMSALDDVGPMNEALFIDHVDLAWCLRAVEKGYRILVSGNARIYHSLGDEVAQVPGRKKPVHVHSPIRNYYMMRNTLLLQSASFLPKRWKQRYLWWMTKYMGYYLLTPGRTTRVVPFSRALRDGLRGVGGQY, encoded by the coding sequence ATGACCCAGGGCCAAAATGTGATTGCAGTCGTGGTCACATACAACCCAACGAAGGATGAACTTAGGTCGTTGCTGGGCTCACTTTCCCCGCAGGTGGACGACGTAGTGATCGTCGACAATGGCTCTGCGAACCACAAGGATGTGGAGGAGGAAGCAAGGGAGTTTGGAGTCCACTGGCTACCTCTAGGTAGGAACCGCGGGATCGCTGCGGCACAGAATCAGGGGATCATCTGGGCGCGCAACGAGGGCGCCACCTATGTTCTGCTTTCTGACCAAGACTCAACTCTGGCGCCCAACATGGTCGAAGAGCTTCTTGACTGTTTTGAGGAACCTCCTTCGCCGGGTCAGCCAATGCGGCTCTCTCTGCTTCAACCAGATGACCGTGAGGCCATGGCATACTTCCCATCCTCAGCCGCTAATGGACCCGTGGCGGCTGTCGGCCCGGTACCTCTAGATGGTCGTGGCGGCGATGTCGGGAACGCCCTCGTCTATTCCTTCACCAAGTGGGGGGCGATCCGCACCCGTGTTCCTCAACGCGGGGAAGCCCTGGCAGTGCCGTTTGTTCTCGCCTCTGGCTGCCTGATCTCCATGAGTGCACTGGACGATGTCGGGCCCATGAACGAGGCTCTGTTCATTGATCACGTTGATCTAGCATGGTGCCTTCGCGCAGTTGAGAAGGGGTACCGCATCCTGGTTAGCGGCAATGCCCGCATCTACCATTCGTTGGGAGACGAGGTCGCTCAAGTCCCAGGACGCAAGAAGCCCGTGCACGTGCACTCTCCCATCCGCAACTACTACATGATGCGAAATACCCTGCTTCTACAGTCAGCCAGTTTCCTCCCGAAGAGGTGGAAGCAGCGCTATCTGTGGTGGATGACAAAGTACATGGGGTACTACCTGCTCACTCCCGGCCGCACCACGCGTGTCGTCCCCTTCTCGCGGGCTTTGCGCGATGGGCTCCGCGGTGTGGGAGGGCAGTACTAG